One Mytilus trossulus isolate FHL-02 chromosome 5, PNRI_Mtr1.1.1.hap1, whole genome shotgun sequence DNA segment encodes these proteins:
- the LOC134718603 gene encoding uncharacterized protein LOC134718603, with protein sequence MAKLNVREVLLLAACVFIGVNVFYLVAGSGDKTVVQSDNNVQVLNQGETNVKRFEQDSAMNVLPVIGSMQSNSNITDVILKQRNAVSAMLNKLSKRIGVLQCERKKGTAAAGGYCSRGGQHLGADKTLLPALSDLLQGKSVASFGDGTGEYKTKLLGLGKIKSYDSYDGGPFTEEESKGNVKYMDLTIPHFGLPVYDYVVSIEVAEHIPKEYEEIFLDNIFRHANEGIILSWAVPGQGGLNHVNNKPIEYVIEVMNKHGFHRDDASSKLLQDASTFPHLKRNLYVYKRREIMKNLHILA encoded by the exons ATGTATTCTACCTGGTGGCCGGAAGCGGAGACAAAACAGTCGTTCAAAGTGACAATAACGTCCAAGTATTGAATCAAGGTGAAACGAACGTCAAAAGATTCGAGCAGGATAGTGCCATGAATGTGTTACCAGTTATCGGATCAATGCAAAGCAATTCCAATATCACggatgttattttaaaacagagAAATGCAGTATCAGCAATGCTTAATAAATTGAGTAAAAGGATCGGGGTTCTGCAGTGTGAG AGAAAGAAAGGTACTGCAGCGGCTGGGGGATATTGTAGTAGAGGGGGTCAACACCTGGGAGCAGACAAGACGTTACTTCCGGCATTGTCAGACTTATTACAGGGTAAAAGTGTAGCAAGTTTTGGTGACGGAACTGgtgaatacaaaacaaaacttttaggatTAGGGAAGATAAAGTCGTACGATTCATACGACGGGGGACCATTTACTGAAGAGGAGAGCAAaggaaatgttaaatatatggACCTTACTATTCCGCATTTTGGGCTACCAGTTTATGATTATGTCGTTTCCATTGAAGTAGCCGAGCATATTCCCAAGGAATATGAGGAAATATTTTTAGACAATATATTCAGACATGCCAATGAAGGCATAATATTAAGCTGGGCAGTCCCAGGCCAAGGAGGGTTGAACCATGTCAACAATAAGCCAATAGAATACGTTATTGAAGTAATGAATAAGCACGGTTTTCACCGTGATGACGCGTCGTCTAAACTGTTACAAGATGCAAGTACATTTCCACATCTAAAAAGAAACCTTTATGTTTATAAACGACGAGAAATCATGAAAAATCTGCATATTTTAGCATAG